A genomic segment from Leptolyngbya boryana PCC 6306 encodes:
- a CDS encoding indolepyruvate ferredoxin oxidoreductase subunit alpha — MSHTIVTNICEGVADCVDACPVACIHEGPGKNTKGTDWYWIDFTTCIDCGICLQVCPVEGAILPEERPDLQSTPQ; from the coding sequence TACGATCGTTACAAATATCTGCGAAGGCGTTGCCGATTGCGTCGATGCTTGTCCAGTTGCCTGCATTCATGAAGGGCCTGGCAAAAATACAAAAGGCACAGATTGGTACTGGATTGATTTCACGACCTGTATTGATTGCGGGATCTGTCTCCAAGTCTGTCCGGTTGAAGGCGCGATCTTGCCCGAAGAACGCCCTGATCTGCAATCTACACCGCAGTAA
- a CDS encoding ABC transporter ATP-binding protein translates to MTSPILDVQNVHAGYVKDLDILQGANMRVYPGELVAIIGPNGAGKSTLAKTVFGLLTPHTGSIHFKGQNITGLRSDQIVRQGMCYVPQIANVFPSLSIEENLEMGAFVRDEPLQPLKDEIYMRFPRLAERRKQRAGTLSGGERQMLAMGKALMLKPSLLLLDEPSAALSPILVNSVFEQIRQINRDGTAIVLVEQNARKALEMADRGYVLEAGRDRFEGAGSELLNNPKVAELYLGAGKAH, encoded by the coding sequence ATGACCTCGCCAATTCTTGATGTCCAAAATGTTCACGCAGGCTATGTAAAAGATCTCGACATTTTGCAAGGCGCAAACATGCGGGTGTATCCGGGTGAATTGGTGGCGATTATTGGACCGAATGGAGCCGGAAAGTCAACGCTGGCAAAAACCGTGTTCGGTTTGCTGACTCCCCATACGGGCAGCATTCATTTCAAAGGTCAGAATATTACTGGCTTGCGATCGGATCAGATCGTCCGCCAAGGCATGTGTTACGTTCCCCAAATCGCAAATGTATTTCCGTCGTTGTCGATCGAAGAAAATTTGGAAATGGGTGCATTTGTCCGAGATGAGCCTTTACAGCCGCTCAAAGATGAAATCTATATGCGATTCCCTCGCCTCGCAGAACGCCGGAAACAACGGGCAGGAACCCTATCGGGCGGAGAGCGGCAGATGTTAGCGATGGGAAAAGCGCTGATGCTGAAACCGAGTTTGCTGTTGCTCGATGAACCTTCAGCAGCATTGTCTCCCATTCTCGTCAATAGCGTTTTTGAGCAGATTCGCCAAATTAATCGCGATGGAACGGCGATCGTACTGGTCGAGCAAAATGCCCGGAAAGCTCTAGAAATGGCAGATCGCGGCTACGTTTTAGAAGCAGGACGCGATCGCTTTGAAGGCGCAGGCTCTGAGTTATTAAACAATCCCAAAGTGGCGGAACTTTATCTAGGAGCCGGAAAAGCTCACTGA